One window of Cryobacterium arcticum genomic DNA carries:
- a CDS encoding anthranilate synthase component II: MTRILVIDNYDSFVYTLNGYLRELGAETEVVRNDAFAATEVAERIAEFDGVLVSPGPGKPADAGISIAAVEAAVATNLPLFGVCLGHQAIAEAFGATVTNAEELMHGKTSQISHDGSELYDGVPQPFTATRYHSLAVVNGTVPSDLVVTSRTQGGVIMGLRHVSAPILGVQFHPESVLTEGGYLMVGNWLALAGLPEARETAKHLTPMLKLG, translated from the coding sequence ATGACCCGCATTCTCGTGATCGACAACTACGACAGCTTCGTCTACACGCTCAACGGATACCTGCGCGAGCTCGGCGCCGAGACCGAGGTGGTGCGGAACGACGCATTCGCCGCCACCGAGGTCGCAGAGCGCATCGCGGAGTTCGACGGGGTGCTCGTCTCGCCCGGACCGGGCAAGCCCGCCGACGCCGGCATCTCGATCGCCGCCGTGGAGGCCGCTGTGGCCACCAACCTGCCGCTGTTCGGGGTCTGCCTGGGACACCAGGCCATCGCCGAGGCGTTCGGCGCCACGGTGACCAATGCCGAGGAACTCATGCACGGCAAGACCTCGCAGATCAGCCACGACGGCAGCGAGCTCTACGACGGGGTGCCGCAGCCGTTCACGGCTACCCGGTACCACTCGTTGGCCGTCGTCAACGGCACGGTGCCCAGCGACCTCGTGGTGACCTCCCGCACCCAGGGCGGCGTCATCATGGGCCTGCGGCACGTCTCGGCGCCGATCCTCGGGGTGCAGTTCCACCCGGAGTCGGTGCTGACCGAGGGCGGCTACCTGATGGTGGGCAACTGGCTGGCCCTGGCCGG
- a CDS encoding class E sortase translates to MTEPAPSAVPAQRGRRAQRAASKPTRRRVSVIGVLGELLITGGVLVLLFLAWQLWWNDAVMAASQSRAAESISKGWIENAGPDPKPAPVTEEGYGDPVVAAAPDNATAFAVLYVPRFGATYQRTIAQGTGTDVLNSPDLGIGHYPGTQMPGEVGNFAIASHRSANGGGMHVINELQLNDAIYVQTADGYYTYRFRDFEYVPPSAIEAIAPVPHDPSATAVDRLITLTTCNPLFSTAERIIAYGVFESWQPISAGPPAELAAMIPAA, encoded by the coding sequence ATGACCGAGCCGGCCCCGTCCGCAGTACCGGCCCAGCGCGGGCGGCGAGCCCAGCGCGCCGCATCCAAGCCGACCCGCCGACGCGTGAGCGTGATCGGTGTGCTCGGCGAATTGCTCATCACCGGCGGGGTGCTCGTGCTGCTCTTCCTCGCCTGGCAGCTCTGGTGGAACGACGCCGTCATGGCGGCGTCCCAGTCCCGCGCCGCTGAGTCGATCAGCAAGGGCTGGATCGAGAACGCTGGACCGGACCCGAAGCCGGCGCCCGTGACCGAGGAGGGCTACGGCGACCCTGTGGTGGCCGCCGCCCCCGACAACGCCACCGCGTTCGCGGTGCTCTATGTGCCGCGCTTCGGCGCGACCTACCAGCGCACCATCGCGCAGGGCACCGGAACGGATGTGCTCAACAGCCCGGACCTGGGCATCGGGCACTACCCGGGCACCCAGATGCCCGGCGAGGTGGGCAACTTCGCCATCGCGTCGCACCGCAGCGCCAACGGCGGCGGGATGCACGTCATCAACGAGCTGCAGCTGAACGACGCGATCTACGTGCAGACCGCCGACGGTTACTACACCTACCGGTTCCGCGACTTCGAGTACGTGCCGCCGAGCGCGATCGAGGCCATCGCTCCGGTGCCGCACGACCCCTCGGCCACCGCGGTCGACCGGCTGATCACCCTCACCACGTGCAACCCGCTCTTCTCGACAGCCGAGCGGATCATCGCCTACGGTGTATTCGAATCCTGGCAACCGATCTCGGCCGGCCCGCCCGCCGAGCTGGCGGCCATGATCCCCGCGGCCTGA